The Corynebacterium occultum sequence TTTGGCACCGAGCACCTCGATCTTCAGTCCACCCAGCTCGAAGGTGTCGCCGTGGGCCACCACCCGGATGTCCACAGGTAGTTCTTCAGCGACCGCGACCGGGGCGTAGACCTGTAGATCAGGGTTTTTCTTCACCGCCTTGAGCAGGGCGGGGGTGTCGATGTGGTCGGGGTGGCGGTGGGTGATCAGCACCGCCTGTGCGGTGACCAGATCATGTGGGGCGCCGAAGCCGCCGGGGTCGATGACGATCCGGAAGCCCTCATGTTCGATCTCGACGCAGGCGTGGACGTGACGGGTGATCTTCATGCCCTCCATTGTGACCCAGTTCGGGTCTCTCCCGCTTATCGACAACCACGGAATGGATGTGGGCGGGCAACCCCGGGGCGCTAGGATCGTGGAAACAGCCCCCTTGAGGTTCGCCATCCCGGAAGGCCCATGATGCTCCGACCCGAACCACAGCGCTCCCCTCACCGGCATACCGCGGCCGGGGAGGGGGAATCCGCGCCCTTCCATTTCGAGAGCACCTGGCTGGTACCGGCGGACATTGACTGCGTCTGGGAGGTGATCTCGGATCTTTCCTCCTGGTCGAGCTGGTGGCCGGGGGTGCGGCGGTCCAGTCTGGGTGGGGATGGGCGTCGGGGTGGCCTGGTGGTTCAGAGCCCCCTGGGTTATCAGTTGTGTCTGGATCTGCTCCTGGTAGAAAAACATTCCCCACGCAGCGCCCGTTTCGCCGCCTCCGGTGATTTGCGTGGGGCGGGAAGTTTCCGGGCGGAGACGGTGGCGGAGGGGACCAGGATGCACATCACCTGGTGCGTCGTCACCCGGCATCGCTGGCTCGCCTGGATTCGTCCCCTGGCGGTGGGGGCGCATGCGGTGGTGATGGCCGCCGGGCAGTGGGGGTTGCGCCGGGCCTGCAGAACAGGGGGTATCGCCCGGTAGGCTGGGGCCGTCGTCAAGCAGAGGAGATTCCGTCATGCTCCCCCCGGGCTGAG is a genomic window containing:
- a CDS encoding SRPBCC family protein, which encodes MMLRPEPQRSPHRHTAAGEGESAPFHFESTWLVPADIDCVWEVISDLSSWSSWWPGVRRSSLGGDGRRGGLVVQSPLGYQLCLDLLLVEKHSPRSARFAASGDLRGAGSFRAETVAEGTRMHITWCVVTRHRWLAWIRPLAVGAHAVVMAAGQWGLRRACRTGGIAR